A window of the Candidatus Polarisedimenticolaceae bacterium genome harbors these coding sequences:
- a CDS encoding HAMP domain-containing sensor histidine kinase: protein MKRPTLIGQLFRVHTLVVTMACAALVLATMGASAILLREHQDETLEAIGVEVANGIEVEAAEQKFGMLRAAREYFAEAGLQGFRFELLDKEGHVAEALGKVADWDPDAFDVAINAAAVTAVPKERGAASGHFRACARWCGSEYVVRVVTTDVLHQSEVRRFGAVLLGALPVAAIVGALLGRALFSRRLVPLGHLEAAAAASAADPEVRLVVEANAREIATLQDSFNGLLARLGDALARERRFSQEASHELRTPLAAIRGRLERLVVEGSLSAPQAAHASHALREVDALNALVDALLLLARSEAAPLPQTPVNLCDLARAIGTRQSAMVDAPDEILVRGSEELLERAIANLVENARKFAGSEAHVRVRAVRNGTTATVTVDDDGPGVAESERASVFERFHRAPATRHTTDGVGLGLAVARAIVLRHRGTIDCGTSDLGGAAFRIVIPVLEEQFTVNS from the coding sequence GTGAAGCGTCCGACCCTCATCGGGCAGCTCTTCCGAGTTCACACGCTCGTCGTCACCATGGCCTGCGCCGCGCTCGTCCTCGCGACGATGGGCGCGTCGGCCATCCTCCTGCGCGAGCACCAGGACGAGACCCTGGAGGCGATCGGTGTCGAGGTCGCGAACGGGATCGAGGTCGAGGCGGCCGAGCAGAAGTTCGGCATGCTTCGGGCCGCACGCGAGTACTTCGCGGAAGCGGGGCTGCAAGGGTTCCGCTTCGAGCTCCTCGACAAGGAGGGCCACGTCGCCGAAGCGCTGGGCAAGGTCGCGGACTGGGACCCGGACGCGTTCGACGTCGCCATCAACGCCGCGGCGGTGACCGCGGTCCCCAAGGAGCGAGGAGCCGCCTCGGGGCACTTCCGCGCGTGCGCGCGCTGGTGCGGATCGGAGTACGTCGTGCGCGTCGTCACGACCGACGTCCTCCACCAATCCGAGGTGCGGCGATTCGGGGCGGTGCTTCTCGGCGCGCTTCCCGTCGCGGCGATCGTCGGCGCGCTCCTGGGTCGAGCCCTCTTCTCGCGGCGCCTCGTTCCGCTCGGACACCTCGAAGCCGCGGCCGCCGCATCCGCCGCCGATCCCGAGGTGCGGCTCGTCGTCGAAGCGAACGCACGCGAGATCGCGACGCTGCAAGATTCGTTCAACGGCCTCCTCGCCCGGCTGGGCGACGCGCTCGCGCGCGAGCGCCGCTTCAGCCAGGAGGCGAGCCACGAGCTGCGCACGCCGCTCGCGGCGATCCGGGGACGTCTCGAGCGGCTCGTCGTGGAGGGGTCGCTCTCCGCGCCGCAGGCCGCGCACGCGTCGCACGCGCTGCGCGAGGTCGATGCGTTGAACGCGCTCGTCGACGCGCTCCTCCTCCTCGCGCGCTCCGAGGCGGCACCGCTGCCGCAGACTCCCGTCAACCTGTGCGACCTCGCGCGGGCGATCGGCACGCGCCAGTCCGCGATGGTCGACGCTCCTGACGAGATCCTCGTGCGCGGGAGCGAGGAGCTGCTGGAGCGCGCGATCGCGAACCTCGTCGAGAACGCGCGGAAGTTCGCGGGGAGCGAGGCGCACGTGCGGGTGCGTGCCGTGAGGAACGGCACGACCGCGACCGTCACGGTCGACGACGACGGGCCCGGCGTCGCCGAGTCCGAGCGCGCGAGCGTCTTCGAGCGGTTCCACCGTGCCCCCGCGACGCGCCACACGACCGACGGCGTCGGCCTCGGGCTCGCCGTCGCCCGCGCGATCGTGCTCCGCCACCGCGGCACGATCGACTGCGGCACGAGCGACCTCGGCGGCGCCGCATTCCGCATCGTGATTCCGGTGCTGGAAGAACAGTTCACAGTCAACAGTTGA
- a CDS encoding response regulator transcription factor produces the protein MRILVVEDNGEVRAFVETTLKEAGFDVRGVATCAAAEAALREGGFAGVVLDWMLPDRPGIDLCRGLRRDADATPVLMLTARGDVEDRVAGLEAGADDYLKKPFAAAELRARVKALLRRGPRLADEIVRIGPVEVQTSARRVVAGTREVPLTAREFDILETLARQRGRVVPRSSLLLSVWGTDDDASSGSLEVLIARLRRKLADAGAPDAVRTLRGVGYSLRSEA, from the coding sequence ATGCGGATCTTGGTCGTCGAGGACAACGGCGAGGTCCGGGCTTTCGTCGAGACCACGCTCAAGGAAGCCGGATTCGACGTCCGCGGCGTCGCGACGTGCGCCGCGGCGGAGGCCGCCCTGCGTGAGGGCGGCTTCGCCGGCGTCGTGCTCGATTGGATGCTCCCGGACCGGCCCGGCATCGATCTGTGCCGCGGACTCCGGAGGGACGCGGACGCGACCCCGGTCCTCATGCTCACCGCTCGCGGCGACGTCGAGGATCGCGTCGCGGGGCTCGAGGCCGGCGCGGACGATTACCTGAAGAAGCCCTTCGCCGCCGCCGAGCTGCGCGCGCGCGTCAAGGCGCTCCTCCGTCGGGGCCCGCGTCTCGCGGACGAGATCGTCCGCATCGGTCCCGTCGAGGTCCAGACGTCCGCGCGCCGCGTCGTCGCAGGAACGCGCGAGGTGCCGCTCACGGCACGCGAGTTCGACATCCTCGAGACGCTGGCGCGCCAGCGCGGCCGTGTCGTTCCGCGATCGTCGCTCCTCCTCTCGGTCTGGGGGACCGACGACGACGCGTCGTCGGGGAGCCTCGAGGTCCTCATCGCGCGGCTGCGCCGGAAGCTCGCCGATGCCGGTGCGCCCGACGCCGTCCGGACACTCCGCGGCGTCGGCTACTCGCTGCGGTCGGAAGCGTGA
- a CDS encoding POTRA domain-containing protein: MSSQEAPAGDPAPLEAAIVPQGPLRDPSDDEVPDDAALEAQGAVIGTITVDAANIFDKEDPKENKKLLRAADKLHVTTRPNVILRQLTFKTGDCYSRAALDESERHLRHNGYLYDATIRPVRYDGHTVDVIVHTRDVWTLRPGLNFKRSGGTNTLHFGIQDGNFLGLGKNVQIERRSSVDRVETGIDYVDPMFARTHARLEAGYSNNSDGKASVAAIDRGFWKVDEDWAAGIRGETNLRTDPLYALGMITDQFREDRTFFEGYYGRHLATVGTVTYRILSGFTYDHSLFSPLPQPGATNVLPADRTLSYPWIGFEIFHEAYVRAHDMDKLGRTEDFNLGRDLNVRLGFASPAFGADRSAGMVDIAWTSGFSPGAGQVITLAATADGRVTSTRVENGIATAAVRYYHRWAEWSLFFSSLSWTEATNLDADQQITLGGDNGLRGYPLRYAVGDRSILLTVEQRFYLDREFVHLFRLGAAVFADVGKAHSEDPNPASHLGVLKDVGLGVRIGQTRSAHANVVRIDVALPFDAGGTGLHPQLLVTTGETF; this comes from the coding sequence GTGAGCTCCCAGGAAGCGCCCGCCGGCGACCCCGCCCCTCTCGAGGCGGCGATCGTGCCTCAGGGTCCGCTCCGGGACCCGTCCGACGACGAGGTCCCCGACGACGCCGCGCTCGAAGCGCAGGGGGCCGTCATCGGCACGATCACGGTCGACGCGGCGAACATCTTCGACAAAGAGGATCCGAAAGAGAACAAGAAGCTCCTGCGGGCCGCCGACAAGCTTCATGTGACGACGCGCCCGAACGTCATCCTCCGGCAGCTCACGTTCAAGACCGGCGATTGCTATTCCCGTGCGGCGCTCGACGAGTCGGAGCGCCACCTCCGCCACAACGGCTACCTCTACGACGCCACGATCCGGCCGGTCCGTTACGACGGACACACGGTCGACGTGATCGTGCACACGCGCGACGTGTGGACGCTGCGGCCCGGCCTCAACTTCAAGCGCAGCGGCGGCACGAACACGCTCCACTTCGGGATCCAGGACGGGAACTTCCTCGGCCTCGGCAAGAACGTCCAGATCGAGCGGCGAAGCTCGGTTGACCGCGTCGAGACCGGGATCGACTACGTCGACCCGATGTTCGCGCGCACGCACGCGCGCCTCGAGGCCGGGTACTCGAACAACAGCGACGGCAAGGCCAGCGTGGCCGCGATCGACCGCGGGTTCTGGAAGGTCGACGAGGACTGGGCCGCCGGGATCCGGGGTGAGACGAACCTCAGGACCGACCCGCTCTACGCGCTCGGGATGATCACCGACCAGTTCCGGGAGGACCGCACCTTCTTCGAGGGGTACTACGGGCGGCATCTGGCCACCGTCGGGACCGTGACGTACCGCATCCTGTCGGGGTTCACGTACGACCACTCGCTCTTCTCCCCGCTGCCCCAGCCGGGGGCGACGAACGTGCTCCCCGCCGACCGCACCCTCTCCTACCCGTGGATCGGGTTCGAGATCTTCCACGAGGCGTACGTCCGCGCCCACGACATGGACAAGCTCGGCCGGACGGAAGACTTCAACCTCGGGCGCGACCTCAACGTCCGGCTCGGGTTCGCGTCACCGGCGTTCGGCGCCGACCGCAGCGCGGGCATGGTCGACATCGCGTGGACGTCGGGCTTCTCCCCGGGCGCGGGGCAGGTCATCACGCTCGCCGCCACCGCCGACGGCCGCGTGACCTCGACCCGCGTCGAGAACGGGATCGCCACCGCCGCCGTGCGCTATTACCACCGCTGGGCCGAGTGGTCTCTGTTCTTTTCCAGCCTGTCGTGGACCGAGGCGACCAACCTCGACGCCGACCAGCAGATCACCCTCGGCGGCGACAACGGATTGCGGGGCTACCCGCTCCGGTACGCCGTCGGAGACCGCAGCATCCTCCTCACCGTCGAGCAGCGCTTCTACCTCGACCGCGAGTTCGTGCACCTCTTCCGCCTCGGGGCCGCGGTCTTCGCCGACGTCGGAAAGGCGCACAGCGAGGACCCGAACCCCGCGTCGCACCTCGGCGTGCTCAAGGACGTCGGCCTCGGCGTCCGGATCGGGCAAACGCGCTCGGCCCATGCGAACGTCGTTCGCATCGACGTGGCGCTACCGTTCGATGCCGGTGGAACGGGGCTCCATCCCCAGCTCCTCGTCACGACCGGGGAGACCTTCTGA
- a CDS encoding LTA synthase family protein, translated as MSGSSRLRLAAYVPFVFVVVGAVLRTLLYVGFHETFRAGDAVLALAVGALMDGLVGVLAALPFALCLSLFRLRWLERPALRFAALAAFGAVATFFATVEWYFFDEFNSRFNNIAVDYVRNPGEVLGNIHESYRVGLVAAGSVVAGLVLAAAGMRAMRGLTLPAPRRRDRVRRLAVTLVAATSAAGALALAPSDVSADRIVNEIAQNGVARFAHAVRTGNLDYALYYRTLPKNLARRRAAVVLDASWMGPDAETAAPPDPTPDTSPKPWDVVVILEESLGSEFIGALGHERKTPGFDRWSNEGLLLTNLTATGNRTVRGLEGTLCSMVPLPGAAVLKRMKHAPVATLAGVFQLEGYKTAFVYGGWGRFDDMKPFFPNNGFDEFIERDAYPKDAFSTVLGVADEWIFAQALARQKAAAAKGERLFMTVLTVSNHRPFQVPERGTAFPAARQNRDAAVAYADWALADYLDKARAEGLLDHTLVLIEGDHGARVYGEQVIPTPSYRIPGLFLVPDPAWKGRRLDRLASQIDLAPTLLALTGRDSPVPFLGTDLTDLPAEGGRAFVQHNRDVGLLTDTALVTLGLQHADICYTRSGRDSDAFTRAATCASSPALQSLEDDAAAVFQTADEMLRAGDYTIKKDAPSVAENR; from the coding sequence ATGAGCGGGTCCTCTCGCCTGCGGCTGGCGGCTTACGTGCCGTTCGTCTTCGTCGTCGTGGGCGCCGTCCTGCGGACCCTACTCTACGTCGGGTTTCACGAAACCTTCCGCGCCGGCGACGCCGTGCTCGCGCTCGCGGTGGGTGCGCTCATGGATGGCCTCGTCGGCGTGCTCGCCGCGCTCCCGTTCGCGCTGTGCCTGTCGCTGTTCCGGCTCAGGTGGCTCGAGCGGCCGGCGCTCCGCTTCGCCGCGCTCGCCGCGTTCGGTGCCGTGGCCACGTTCTTCGCCACCGTCGAGTGGTACTTCTTCGACGAGTTCAACTCCCGCTTCAACAACATCGCCGTCGATTACGTGCGCAACCCCGGCGAGGTCCTCGGCAACATCCACGAGAGCTACCGGGTCGGGCTCGTCGCGGCAGGCTCGGTCGTCGCCGGGCTCGTCCTCGCCGCCGCCGGCATGCGCGCGATGCGTGGGCTCACGCTCCCGGCCCCGAGGCGGCGCGACCGCGTCCGGCGCCTCGCCGTGACGCTCGTCGCTGCGACGTCAGCGGCCGGCGCCCTCGCGCTCGCTCCCTCCGACGTGAGCGCCGACCGCATCGTCAACGAGATCGCACAGAACGGCGTCGCGCGCTTCGCCCACGCCGTGCGCACCGGCAACCTCGACTACGCCCTCTACTACCGCACGCTTCCGAAGAACCTGGCGCGGCGCCGCGCGGCCGTCGTGCTCGATGCGTCATGGATGGGGCCGGACGCCGAGACGGCCGCCCCCCCGGACCCCACTCCCGACACTTCGCCGAAGCCCTGGGACGTCGTCGTCATCCTCGAAGAGAGCCTCGGGAGCGAGTTCATCGGCGCGCTCGGGCACGAGCGCAAGACGCCGGGCTTCGACCGCTGGAGCAACGAAGGGCTCCTGCTCACGAACCTCACCGCGACGGGAAACCGCACGGTGCGCGGTCTCGAGGGAACGCTCTGCTCGATGGTCCCGCTCCCCGGCGCCGCGGTCCTGAAGCGGATGAAGCACGCGCCGGTGGCGACGCTCGCCGGCGTCTTCCAGCTCGAGGGGTACAAGACCGCCTTCGTCTACGGCGGCTGGGGGCGGTTCGACGACATGAAGCCGTTCTTCCCGAACAACGGCTTCGACGAGTTCATCGAGCGCGACGCCTATCCGAAAGACGCCTTCAGCACGGTCCTAGGGGTCGCCGACGAGTGGATCTTCGCGCAAGCGCTCGCGCGCCAGAAGGCCGCGGCGGCGAAAGGCGAGCGCCTGTTCATGACGGTCTTGACCGTCAGCAACCACCGGCCGTTCCAGGTCCCCGAGCGCGGCACCGCGTTTCCGGCCGCGAGGCAGAACCGCGATGCGGCGGTCGCCTACGCCGACTGGGCGCTCGCCGACTACCTCGACAAGGCGAGGGCCGAGGGCCTGCTCGATCACACGCTCGTTCTCATCGAGGGCGATCATGGGGCGCGCGTCTACGGCGAGCAGGTGATCCCGACGCCGAGCTACCGCATCCCCGGCCTCTTCCTCGTGCCCGACCCGGCGTGGAAGGGCCGCCGTCTCGACCGGCTCGCCTCGCAGATCGATCTCGCCCCGACGCTCTTGGCGCTCACCGGCCGCGACAGCCCCGTGCCGTTCCTCGGTACCGACCTGACCGATCTCCCCGCGGAGGGCGGCCGCGCCTTCGTCCAGCACAACCGCGACGTCGGCCTCCTCACCGACACAGCGCTCGTCACCCTCGGCCTCCAGCACGCGGACATCTGCTACACGCGGAGCGGCCGCGACAGCGACGCGTTCACCCGCGCCGCCACCTGCGCGAGCAGCCCCGCCCTTCAATCGCTCGAGGACGACGCAGCGGCCGTATTCCAGACCGCCGACGAGATGCTGCGCGCCGGCGACTACACGATCAAGAAGGATGCGCCGAGCGTCGCGGAGAATCGCTGA
- a CDS encoding alkaline phosphatase family protein translates to MRKAVIAFVVLALAAALAWWRPWGPSYAPVAGNTALDTWRAPWNAAPASAEGRLPKRWIVVGWDGAGWDLLLPLVDAGKMPALSSLMREGGYGAMRSFKPTFSPVLWTTVATGVDPAHHGILAWGRVENGETRRLFTNADRRARALWNLMTDAGRPSLVVGYHNTFPADRIDGLMVSNFLYHEHLEDRMAIHDDATKTGAGLVYPTSRLPEILAIQREVTQAMPPALRRFAAYGPADAAEFQAPLARALRAGEDERKFFLKKAWLFDTMTGRIAEAEYPAIRPELAMVHFQCIDFASHYFLYFKDPSRFASMKWSKDERASLEAQQPLYAGTVEAFARYADEWLDKLLALRDADTGVLLLSDHGFEPEDNPKRTGDHPDAPPGIFVIAGPGVKTGKLPDATLYDVMPTLAAALGLPVAKDLRSSPRADWFTAPLHAKEVAHYGSGQGYVPDIPLPDETEKELLDQLRAIGYVR, encoded by the coding sequence GTGCGCAAAGCAGTCATCGCCTTCGTCGTCCTCGCGCTCGCCGCCGCCCTCGCGTGGTGGCGTCCGTGGGGCCCTTCGTACGCGCCGGTCGCCGGCAATACCGCGCTCGATACCTGGCGCGCGCCGTGGAACGCGGCGCCCGCTTCGGCGGAGGGCCGCCTCCCCAAGCGATGGATCGTCGTCGGGTGGGACGGCGCCGGATGGGACCTCCTCCTGCCGCTCGTCGATGCGGGGAAGATGCCCGCGCTCTCGAGCTTGATGCGCGAAGGCGGCTACGGCGCCATGAGGAGCTTCAAGCCGACCTTCTCGCCGGTGCTGTGGACGACCGTCGCGACCGGCGTCGATCCCGCCCATCACGGCATCCTCGCGTGGGGGCGTGTGGAGAACGGAGAGACGCGCCGCCTCTTCACGAATGCCGACCGGCGCGCGCGCGCGTTGTGGAACTTGATGACCGACGCCGGACGCCCGTCGCTCGTCGTCGGCTATCACAACACCTTCCCCGCCGACCGCATCGACGGCCTCATGGTCTCGAACTTCCTCTACCACGAGCACCTCGAAGACCGGATGGCGATCCACGACGACGCGACGAAGACCGGCGCCGGCCTCGTCTATCCGACCTCGCGCCTCCCGGAGATCTTGGCGATCCAGCGCGAGGTCACGCAGGCGATGCCGCCCGCCCTGCGCCGCTTCGCCGCGTACGGCCCCGCCGATGCAGCCGAATTCCAGGCGCCGCTCGCGCGCGCGCTGCGTGCGGGCGAGGACGAGCGCAAGTTCTTCCTCAAGAAGGCGTGGCTCTTCGACACGATGACCGGACGCATCGCCGAAGCCGAGTACCCCGCGATCCGCCCCGAGCTGGCGATGGTCCACTTCCAGTGCATCGACTTCGCGTCGCACTATTTTCTCTACTTCAAGGACCCCTCGCGCTTCGCATCGATGAAGTGGAGCAAGGACGAGCGCGCGTCGCTCGAGGCGCAGCAGCCGCTCTACGCCGGCACCGTCGAAGCGTTCGCGCGCTACGCCGACGAGTGGCTCGACAAGCTCTTGGCGCTTCGCGACGCCGACACCGGCGTGCTCTTGCTCTCCGACCACGGCTTCGAGCCCGAGGACAACCCCAAGCGCACCGGCGACCATCCCGACGCGCCGCCCGGGATCTTCGTCATCGCGGGTCCCGGCGTGAAGACCGGAAAGCTCCCCGACGCGACGCTCTACGACGTCATGCCCACGTTGGCGGCGGCTCTGGGATTGCCCGTCGCGAAGGACTTGAGATCATCACCGCGAGCCGACTGGTTCACGGCGCCGCTTCACGCCAAAGAGGTTGCGCATTACGGATCAGGGCAGGGCTATGTCCCCGACATCCCGCTGCCCGACGAGACCGAGAAAGAGCTGCTCGATCAGCTGCGCGCGATCGGTTACGTGCGATGA
- a CDS encoding DUF2127 domain-containing protein codes for MPSPSKRAPTLYAIIALKLLRGVLGIVLAVKAYELVGEDLRPHFDATVRRFKLDPETKFFDRLGDRIDEITPGNVKWAATGALLYGALSLGEGLGLIYRSRWVGRLVLAESAFFVPIETYGLVREPSITIVVILVVNVAIVVYLYRNRERLYRH; via the coding sequence TTGCCTTCCCCCTCCAAACGAGCCCCCACCCTCTACGCGATCATCGCGCTCAAGCTCCTGCGCGGGGTCCTGGGCATCGTCCTGGCGGTGAAGGCGTACGAGCTCGTCGGCGAGGACCTCCGGCCCCACTTCGACGCGACGGTCCGGCGGTTCAAGCTCGACCCGGAAACGAAGTTCTTCGACCGGCTGGGCGACCGCATCGACGAGATCACCCCCGGCAACGTCAAATGGGCGGCGACCGGGGCCTTGCTCTACGGCGCGCTGTCGCTCGGCGAAGGGCTCGGTCTGATCTATCGCTCGCGATGGGTCGGCCGCCTCGTCCTCGCCGAGTCGGCCTTCTTCGTGCCGATCGAAACGTACGGGCTCGTCAGAGAGCCGTCGATCACGATCGTCGTGATCCTCGTCGTCAACGTCGCGATCGTCGTCTACCTGTACCGGAATCGCGAGCGGCTCTACCGCCACTGA
- a CDS encoding DASS family sodium-coupled anion symporter, with protein MAGGRRIWIARTAVIATAAALWFSPVPDGLSAPAWHLFALFAGAIFAVVAGALPILTASLIAAALAVLTGTLAPAHAFGGFSNGTILLIVVAFLVARAVVTTGLGQRIGYGVVALFGRSTLGLAYSVFVVDALIAPAFPSNTARSGVLFPLTYSLAEAAGAEPAQPARRRLGAFLMFSGIASLSVSSGLWLTAMAANPVGAEIAKPFGVSIGFGSWLIAASVPSLVAMGVLPPLLFAIFRPEVRSTPEAPAAAKKALAAMGPLRRSEKIVAVTFVAMVVLWAAGGRLGIDATAVAFAGLAVLLVTGVLTPSLLAKEGDVLAVYLWFAILFTLSSQLNELGFMAFLGERLASHLGGLAPGVAGVVLVVAYVALHYLFVSQTAHLLALFGVFLDVGVRLGVPAAPLAFLLLFATNFFSSLTPQASSANLLFAGSGYLSQGEMYRAGAATTGACLVVFLAVGLPWLMWVTR; from the coding sequence ATGGCCGGGGGACGCCGTATCTGGATCGCGCGTACGGCGGTGATCGCGACGGCGGCGGCGCTCTGGTTTTCCCCTGTTCCGGACGGATTGAGCGCGCCGGCGTGGCACCTGTTCGCGCTCTTCGCGGGCGCGATCTTCGCAGTCGTGGCCGGCGCCCTCCCGATCCTGACCGCCTCGCTCATCGCGGCCGCGCTGGCGGTCCTGACGGGGACGCTCGCCCCCGCGCACGCGTTCGGCGGGTTCTCGAACGGGACGATCCTCCTCATCGTCGTCGCGTTCCTCGTGGCGCGCGCGGTCGTCACCACCGGCCTGGGTCAACGCATCGGTTATGGCGTCGTCGCGCTCTTCGGCCGGTCGACGCTCGGTCTCGCCTACAGCGTGTTCGTGGTGGATGCGCTCATCGCGCCGGCGTTCCCGAGCAACACGGCGCGATCCGGGGTGCTCTTCCCGTTGACCTACTCGCTCGCCGAGGCGGCGGGCGCCGAGCCCGCGCAGCCGGCGCGTCGGCGACTCGGGGCGTTCCTCATGTTCTCCGGCATCGCGAGCCTCAGCGTGTCGTCCGGCCTCTGGCTGACGGCGATGGCGGCGAACCCCGTGGGTGCCGAAATCGCGAAGCCGTTCGGCGTCTCGATCGGTTTCGGCTCGTGGCTGATCGCGGCTTCCGTCCCGTCCCTCGTCGCGATGGGCGTCCTGCCGCCGCTGCTCTTCGCGATCTTCCGCCCCGAAGTGCGGTCGACGCCGGAAGCGCCCGCGGCCGCGAAGAAGGCCCTGGCCGCGATGGGACCGCTCCGCCGGAGCGAGAAGATCGTCGCGGTGACGTTCGTCGCGATGGTCGTCCTCTGGGCGGCCGGCGGGCGGCTCGGGATCGATGCGACTGCGGTGGCGTTCGCAGGGCTCGCGGTCCTGCTCGTCACCGGCGTGCTGACGCCTTCTCTTCTCGCGAAGGAAGGCGACGTGCTGGCCGTCTACCTTTGGTTCGCGATCTTGTTCACGCTCAGCAGCCAGCTCAATGAGCTCGGGTTCATGGCGTTCCTCGGCGAGAGGTTGGCCTCGCATCTCGGCGGGCTCGCCCCAGGGGTCGCCGGCGTGGTGCTGGTGGTGGCGTACGTCGCCCTGCACTACCTCTTCGTCAGCCAGACGGCGCACCTGCTCGCCCTGTTCGGGGTGTTCCTCGACGTCGGCGTTCGCCTCGGCGTCCCGGCCGCGCCGCTCGCCTTCCTTCTCCTGTTCGCGACGAACTTCTTTTCGTCGTTGACGCCGCAGGCTTCGAGCGCCAATCTCCTGTTCGCCGGCAGCGGCTATCTCTCGCAAGGCGAGATGTACCGGGCCGGAGCGGCGACCACGGGAGCTTGTCTCGTGGTGTTCCTGGCGGTGGGGCTCCCGTGGCTCATGTGGGTGACACGATGA
- a CDS encoding VIT1/CCC1 transporter family protein codes for MTTADAPRRRLLDPTDRFSEILFGLIMVLTFTGTLSVAEAGRQEVREMLVGALGCNLAWGIVDAIMFLISSLTLRARGHTLLRALQAATDKKAAAASIAEVLPERLAAVLLPEDLESMRRRLAALPAPPAKVMPSRQEWLQAVAICVLVFLSTFPVTIPFMFIHDAHRALRLSNAVALVMLFLLGHSLGKYAGGRPWLLGLGMLVLGLALVGLTIVLGG; via the coding sequence ATGACGACCGCCGACGCCCCGCGCCGCCGCCTGCTGGACCCGACCGATCGCTTCTCCGAGATTCTGTTCGGTCTCATCATGGTCCTGACGTTCACCGGGACGCTGAGCGTCGCGGAAGCGGGGCGACAAGAGGTTCGCGAGATGCTCGTCGGAGCGCTCGGATGCAACCTCGCCTGGGGGATCGTCGACGCGATCATGTTCCTGATCTCTTCGCTCACCCTGAGGGCCCGCGGCCACACGCTGCTCCGCGCGCTCCAGGCCGCCACGGACAAGAAGGCGGCGGCCGCGAGCATCGCCGAGGTTCTTCCCGAGCGCCTCGCCGCCGTGCTGCTGCCGGAGGACCTCGAGTCGATGCGACGGCGCCTCGCCGCGCTCCCCGCGCCGCCCGCCAAGGTGATGCCGTCGCGTCAGGAGTGGCTGCAAGCGGTGGCGATCTGTGTCCTGGTCTTCCTGTCGACCTTCCCGGTGACGATCCCGTTCATGTTCATCCACGACGCGCATCGGGCGCTCCGGCTCTCGAACGCCGTCGCCCTCGTCATGTTGTTCCTTCTCGGGCATTCGCTCGGCAAGTACGCCGGCGGGAGGCCGTGGCTCCTCGGACTCGGGATGCTCGTCTTGGGGCTCGCCCTCGTCGGCCTGACGATCGTGCTCGGCGGATGA